A genomic segment from Nitrososphaerales archaeon encodes:
- a CDS encoding malate dehydrogenase, with the protein MITIIGSGKVGSSMALQIAMKQIDTEVLLLDIIKGLPQGEAMDISHLLAEKGIDTNVRGSNDYSDMKGSDILVIVAGVGRKPGMTRMDLLNTNASIVKDVAKKVADNAKDAIVITVTNPLDPMTYVALKVTGFNKNKVMGMGNLLDLSRFKSFIADIAKVSRASVDALVIGEHGENMLPLVRYSSISGIPLTMFVNDEMARKLIEDTRNVAAEVIALKGATIYAPANAVAHMVDAIVNDRKEVMPVAAYLDGEYGTRGLCIGVPAVIGKDGVEKIIELELNAEEKEWFDKGVKSVRDAISGLSL; encoded by the coding sequence ATGATAACGATAATCGGCTCCGGCAAAGTTGGAAGTTCGATGGCGCTGCAGATAGCAATGAAGCAGATCGATACGGAGGTGCTGTTGCTGGATATCATTAAAGGATTGCCGCAGGGGGAAGCTATGGATATCTCCCATCTGTTGGCAGAAAAGGGCATAGACACCAATGTGAGAGGTTCCAATGATTATAGTGACATGAAGGGTTCCGACATTCTTGTGATCGTAGCGGGCGTTGGTAGGAAGCCTGGTATGACTAGGATGGATTTGTTAAACACAAACGCCTCCATAGTAAAGGATGTTGCAAAGAAAGTGGCAGATAATGCGAAGGATGCTATAGTTATAACAGTTACTAACCCGCTTGATCCGATGACCTATGTTGCACTAAAGGTAACTGGGTTCAACAAGAACAAGGTGATGGGTATGGGTAACCTGCTAGACCTATCAAGGTTTAAGAGCTTTATTGCAGATATAGCAAAGGTGTCACGAGCTTCAGTAGACGCATTGGTAATTGGAGAGCATGGAGAGAATATGCTCCCACTGGTAAGATACTCATCAATATCAGGAATACCACTGACAATGTTTGTGAATGATGAAATGGCTAGGAAACTTATCGAAGATACAAGAAATGTGGCTGCAGAAGTAATAGCTTTGAAGGGTGCTACCATCTACGCACCAGCAAATGCTGTTGCACATATGGTAGATGCAATAGTGAATGACAGGAAGGAAGTGATGCCAGTCGCGGCATATCTTGATGGTGAGTATGGAACAAGAGGCCTGTGTATAGGCGTTCCAGCAGTTATAGGAAAGGATGGCGTTGAAAAAATAATTGAACTTGAACTG